In Bacillus sp. NP247, one DNA window encodes the following:
- a CDS encoding helix-turn-helix domain-containing protein yields the protein MKENEDMQTKEVIQQVGQLLRQIRNEQKLSLEDLAQKTGVSKLTLGKIERGETNPTLAVIWKITKGLSIPLSRLMVVGEPVAVARCGEGFAVDVGQAWHLETMFRYTKETGLEMHRACLRAHSIYEPEAHHEGAIELVTVMKGKVSIQVENDVYELNEFDSIQFEANKKHSYKNEEDEVAVLHLTMKYSS from the coding sequence ATGAAAGAAAATGAGGACATGCAAACAAAAGAAGTTATCCAGCAAGTAGGTCAGTTATTAAGACAAATTCGAAATGAGCAAAAATTAAGTTTAGAAGATTTAGCCCAAAAGACAGGTGTTAGTAAATTAACGCTAGGGAAAATTGAAAGAGGTGAAACGAATCCAACCTTAGCTGTTATTTGGAAAATTACGAAAGGGTTATCAATTCCTTTATCGAGATTGATGGTTGTTGGAGAGCCAGTAGCGGTTGCGCGCTGCGGGGAAGGGTTTGCGGTAGATGTAGGACAAGCATGGCATTTAGAAACAATGTTCCGTTACACGAAAGAAACGGGGCTGGAAATGCACCGTGCTTGCTTAAGAGCGCATAGTATATATGAACCGGAAGCTCATCATGAAGGTGCTATTGAGCTTGTAACGGTAATGAAAGGGAAAGTATCCATTCAAGTGGAGAATGATGTATACGAATTAAACGAGTTTGACTCTATTCAATTTGAAGCGAATAAGAAACATAGCTATAAGAATGAAGAAGATGAAGTGGCTGTATTACATTTAACGATGAAATATTCTTCATGA